The Mercurialis annua linkage group LG2, ddMerAnnu1.2, whole genome shotgun sequence genome contains a region encoding:
- the LOC126667948 gene encoding uncharacterized protein LOC126667948 — protein sequence MAQAARLNLRMQKELKLLLTDPPHGASFPFLSPDHDLSSLSTIDAQIQGPEGTVYAKGIFNVKIQIPDRYPFQPPSVTFATPVYHPNIDNGGRICLDVLNLPPKGAWQPSLNISTVLTSIGLLLSEPNPDDGLMCEASKEYKYNRQVFDQKAQAMVEKYAKAGHSDHSCRTQSVQSNVDKDAEVEVKHLERESRHELNHFASNDNKPCGISRKLSLDPSNSKLKTASDDGEADKVPNPPQVCSEKIGVKTERNEVSNGPIKTELRNERIRASGNVGKLSLLQGGSLNELQHHRHHNAKLTHDSKFTSSEKLYQVSQKVLPGSFDAGQTGDGNNDNMLVSSAAQPFQSHSNSSPGASATPSSIGHIGSKTSQDPVLKTENGLTDADRRKVCPVRKKLSLGVKGFSEGQENVMLMHNRPISNAGISSKLSLGPLTQLQGGNGDNGQLSSEHQITKLTTVIKECREESPVAESVIVLDSEDSDEENNGSMRFKPSLVRKRTVKRKAQAM from the exons ATGGCACAAGCCGCCAGACTCAATCTTCGAATGCAGAAGGAGCTAAAGCTTCTCCTCACCGATCCTCCACACGGCGCGTCCTTTCCCTTTCTCTCACCGGATCACGATCTGTCCTCCCTGTCAACCATCGATGCCC AGATTCAAGGACCGGAAGGGACTGTGTATGCAAAGGGGATATTTAATGTTAAGATTCAAATACCAGATAG GTATCCATTTCAGCCTCCTAGTGTGACTTTTGCCACCCCGGTGTATCATCCTAACATCGATAATGGAGGTCGGATTTGCCTTGACGTTCTCAATCTTCCTCCAAAG GGAGCATGGCAACCATCATTGAATATCTCAACTGTGTTAACAAGCATAGGATTGTTATTGAGTGAACCAAATCCTGATGATGGACTAATGTGTGAAGCG AGCAAGGAATACAAATACAACAGGCAGGTTTTTGACCAAAAAGCACAGGCTATGGTAGAAAAATATGCCAAGGCAGGACATAGTGATCACAGTTGCAGGACTCAAAGTGTTCAATCTAACGTAGATAAGGACGCAGAG GTGGAAGTTAAACATTTAGAAAGAGAATCAAGGCATGAACTCAATCATTTTGCTTCTAATGATAATAAACCATGTGGAATCAGTCGGAAGCTGTCGCTGGATCCTTCAAACTCAAAACTTAAAACAGCCAGCGATGATGGAGAGGCAGATAAAGTGCCAAATCCCCCACAAGTTTGTTCTGAAAAGATAGGAGTAAAAACTGAGAGAAATGAGGTAAGCAACGGTCCTATTAAAACCGAATTAAGAAATGAGAGGATACGTGCGAGTGGAAATGTGGGGAAGTTATCGTTGTTGCAGGGTGGCAGTCTTAATGAGCTGCAGCATCATCGCCACCACAATGCTAAACTAACACATGACAGCAAATTCACTAGCTCGGAAAAACTATATCAGGTTAGCCAGAAAGTACTTCCGGGATCTTTTGATGCTGGCCAAACCGGTGATGGGAATAACGATAACATGCTTGTGAGTAGTGCAGCACAGCCATTTCAGTCACATTCAAATTCTTCGCCAGGGGCCTCAGCCACGCCCTCATCTATCGGCCACATTGGATCAAAGACAAGTCAAGATCCTGTGCTCAAAACAGAAAATGGCTTAACTGATGCAGATCGGAGGAAGGTATGCCCAGTACGTAAGAAACTTTCTTTGGGCGTTAAAGGTTTTTCCGAGGGACAGGAAAATGTTATGCTAATGCACAACAGACCAATTTCAAATGCTGGAATTAGTTCGAAACTGTCTCTGGGTCCTCTAACTCAATTGCAGGGAGGCAATGGAGATAATGGCCAGTTGTCCAGTGAGCATCAGATCACCAAACTTACTACGGTAATTAAAGAATGTCGAGAAGAATCACCAGTGGCTGAGTCAGTAATAGTTCTAGATAGTGAAGACAGTGATGAGGAAAACAATGGGTCAATGAGGTTTAAACCGTCGCTAGTGCGTAAGCGCACTGTCAAGAGAAAAGCTCAAGCTATGTAA